Proteins encoded within one genomic window of Bacillus sp. F19:
- a CDS encoding O-antigen ligase family protein: MNQTIFYSVFFIPIIMYFSLRFNSLNFYIFLFILMQVSGLERLLREEYGIVFLDSLIIIIIIFIILIKKVQIKFNKKYIISLLSIYAFYLFYLIFGSVNSSPDQVFEFIKLLFKNLITLLFVLILYKNIEKNKFFLLLGIIGLITSLFGIIDWYSNLALFGDRYFYRSSGYIGNANLQAQIITFMTFPIIFLLLRKQVNRYIGFFIGAVNIFGLLITQSRGGILILIIGVFLLLIFEKSISTKSKMFAIATFIVVLSTVILLINRINPLFLLRLVEGDNNGDFTNGRYDALIKGLETIFNDSIFGVGIGNSSINELNLSSHNFYVNTLVETGILFLPILIILLIFILNVTTRLLRKSDELNLIGGYLCIMLLILGFFTHNILTNPYFYILLPIVIMESGQLKTRK; this comes from the coding sequence ATGAATCAAACAATTTTTTACTCAGTTTTTTTTATTCCAATTATTATGTATTTTTCATTAAGATTTAACTCTTTAAACTTTTATATCTTCCTTTTTATATTAATGCAGGTTTCTGGACTAGAAAGATTGCTAAGAGAAGAATATGGAATTGTATTCCTTGATAGTTTAATAATAATAATAATAATTTTCATTATTCTTATAAAGAAAGTGCAAATAAAATTTAATAAGAAATATATAATTTCGTTATTAAGTATATATGCATTTTATCTGTTCTATTTAATATTTGGGAGTGTTAATAGTTCTCCAGACCAAGTTTTTGAATTCATAAAATTATTATTTAAAAATTTAATAACACTTTTATTTGTTTTAATCTTATATAAAAATATAGAAAAAAATAAATTCTTTCTTTTGTTAGGCATAATAGGTCTCATAACATCTTTATTTGGAATTATTGATTGGTACTCAAACTTAGCTTTATTCGGAGATAGATATTTTTATCGTTCTTCTGGCTACATTGGAAATGCTAACCTTCAAGCTCAAATAATCACATTTATGACATTTCCAATTATTTTTTTATTATTGAGAAAACAAGTAAACCGTTATATAGGTTTCTTTATTGGAGCTGTAAATATTTTCGGACTATTAATTACACAATCTAGAGGTGGGATATTAATACTAATTATTGGTGTTTTTTTGCTTTTAATTTTTGAAAAAAGTATAAGTACTAAAAGCAAAATGTTTGCTATAGCAACTTTTATTGTGGTCCTTTCAACAGTTATTCTATTGATCAATAGAATAAATCCTCTTTTTCTTTTACGGTTGGTTGAAGGGGATAATAACGGTGATTTCACTAATGGAAGATATGATGCCTTAATAAAGGGATTAGAAACAATTTTTAATGATTCAATTTTTGGAGTAGGAATTGGAAATAGTTCAATCAATGAATTAAATCTGTCTTCCCATAATTTTTATGTTAATACTCTAGTGGAAACAGGAATATTGTTTCTTCCAATCTTAATAATTCTTTTAATATTCATCCTAAATGTTACAACTCGATTACTTAGAAAATCCGACGAATTAAATTTAATTGGCGGCTATCTGTGTATTATGCTACTGATATTGGGATTTTTCACACATAATATTCTTACAAATCCTTATTTTTACATTTTATTGCCTATAGTTATTATGGAAAGTGGCCAATTAAAAACAAGAAAATAA
- a CDS encoding exopolysaccharide biosynthesis polyprenyl glycosylphosphotransferase, whose translation MEFKKTKREYYNEHTKSLDLSIINAGKYNITSYLFHKRLIDIFLAVIGLFITFPAILLFAILIKVETRGPSFFFQERVGFKGENFNVIKLRSMRVDAEIKGAQWAVKDDPRVTRVGAFIRKTRIDELPQLVNVLKGEMSIVGPRPERPLFTEKFNNEFPGFSERLNVTPGLTGWAQVNGGYDITPKEKLDLDLYYINNRCITLDIKVIIKTFKVVLTGDGAR comes from the coding sequence ATGGAATTTAAGAAGACTAAAAGAGAATATTATAACGAACATACAAAAAGTCTAGATTTATCCATAATAAATGCTGGAAAATATAATATTACATCTTATTTATTCCATAAACGTTTAATTGATATTTTTCTAGCTGTAATAGGTCTTTTTATAACTTTTCCAGCTATCTTATTGTTTGCAATTTTAATAAAAGTTGAAACAAGAGGACCTTCATTTTTTTTTCAAGAGAGAGTTGGATTTAAAGGGGAAAATTTTAATGTTATTAAACTTAGATCAATGAGAGTAGATGCTGAAATAAAAGGTGCTCAGTGGGCTGTTAAAGATGATCCTAGAGTTACTCGTGTTGGAGCATTTATTCGAAAAACAAGAATAGATGAACTACCTCAGTTAGTAAATGTGTTAAAGGGGGAGATGAGTATTGTTGGACCAAGACCTGAACGTCCTTTATTTACTGAAAAATTTAATAATGAATTCCCTGGTTTTTCTGAAAGATTGAATGTTACTCCAGGTTTAACTGGCTGGGCACAAGTAAATGGTGGTTATGATATCACTCCAAAAGAAAAGTTAGATTTAGATTTATATTATATAAATAATCGTTGTATTACATTAGATATAAAGGTTATTATAAAAACTTTCAAAGTAGTATTAACTGGTGATGGTGCTAGGTGA
- a CDS encoding tyrosine protein phosphatase, protein MIDIHSHILPNLDDGASSYEEALLIAKAAVNEGITTIIATPHHQNGTYINSKNKIIEKVDELNLLLNKENIPLTILPGQETRIHGDLLNELEEDVILPLNHSNYVFIELPSGHVPRYTEKMLFDIQMKGLTPIIVHPERNSEIVENPDLIYKLVSMGALTQITASSLTGHFGKNIKKFTLQLIESQLTHFIASDVHSLKNRPFRLTDGYGVLNKEFGVDATYFFNENAELLIKNLSVYKPGPNRIKKKKILGIF, encoded by the coding sequence ATGATTGATATACATTCACATATCCTACCTAACCTTGATGATGGTGCAAGCAGTTATGAAGAAGCACTCTTGATTGCAAAAGCTGCTGTAAATGAGGGCATTACCACTATAATTGCTACACCTCATCATCAAAATGGTACGTATATAAACAGCAAAAATAAGATAATCGAAAAAGTTGATGAGCTAAACTTGCTTCTAAACAAAGAAAACATTCCTCTAACCATTTTACCTGGACAGGAAACACGAATTCATGGAGATCTGCTGAATGAACTTGAAGAGGATGTGATCCTGCCTCTTAACCATTCAAACTACGTATTTATCGAGCTGCCATCTGGACATGTGCCAAGATACACAGAAAAAATGCTATTTGATATCCAAATGAAGGGCCTAACACCAATCATTGTTCACCCAGAACGCAACTCAGAAATAGTCGAAAACCCAGACTTGATATATAAGCTTGTGAGTATGGGCGCGTTAACCCAAATTACTGCATCGAGCCTTACGGGTCACTTTGGAAAAAACATCAAAAAATTTACACTGCAATTAATAGAATCACAACTAACTCATTTCATAGCCTCAGATGTTCATAGTTTAAAAAATCGTCCGTTTCGGTTAACTGACGGATATGGTGTTCTCAATAAAGAATTTGGCGTAGATGCTACATACTTTTTTAATGAAAATGCAGAGCTTTTAATCAAGAATTTATCTGTTTATAAACCGGGTCCAAACAGAATTAAGAAAAAAAAGATTTTAGGCATATTTTAG
- a CDS encoding CpsD/CapB family tyrosine-protein kinase, which translates to MTNPKSPIAEQFRTIRTNIQFSTVDEEIVSIIVTSSGPGEGKSTTAGNLAVVFAQQGKKVLLIDSDLRRPTAHFTFMSDNHIGLTNVLTRQATLNDAVKNTEQENLYLLTSGPIPPNPAELLASNGMKQLIEDVKREYDFVLFDTPPVLAVSDAQILSNAVDGVVLVINSGKTELESAKKAKDALEQSQARILGTVLNNKKREDSHYYYYYGAKK; encoded by the coding sequence ATGACAAATCCTAAATCACCAATTGCGGAACAATTCAGAACGATTCGCACAAACATTCAGTTTTCAACAGTGGATGAAGAAATCGTTTCAATAATTGTTACTTCTTCTGGACCAGGAGAAGGCAAGTCAACAACAGCAGGGAATCTCGCAGTTGTGTTTGCTCAACAAGGGAAAAAAGTGCTTTTGATCGATAGTGATTTAAGAAGACCAACTGCGCATTTTACATTCATGTCGGATAATCATATTGGCCTTACGAATGTTTTAACTAGACAGGCCACACTAAATGATGCAGTTAAAAATACAGAACAGGAAAACTTGTATTTATTAACGAGCGGTCCAATTCCTCCTAATCCAGCTGAACTATTAGCATCAAATGGCATGAAACAGTTAATTGAAGATGTAAAAAGAGAATACGATTTTGTTTTATTTGATACACCTCCAGTGCTTGCGGTATCGGACGCACAAATCCTTTCAAATGCAGTAGATGGCGTAGTTCTTGTCATAAACAGCGGAAAAACAGAATTGGAATCAGCAAAGAAAGCAAAGGATGCATTAGAGCAATCCCAAGCTAGAATTCTTGGCACGGTGTTAAATAATAAGAAGCGGGAAGACAGTCATTATTATTACTACTATGGTGCGAAAAAATAG
- a CDS encoding capsular biosynthesis protein, whose product MEETISLKELFHTLKKRLSLIIIIAAMATATSGIVSYFFLTPIYQSSTQILVNQAKSDQQAVQYNEVQTNLQLINTYNVIIKSPAILDKVISELGLEMSASQLNSKITVGSEQDSQVVNITVQDEDPTQAADIANTIATVFQKDIVKIMNADNVSVLSKAELGTDPSPIKPKPVLNIAIALVVGLMAGVGLAFLLEYLDNTIKNEQDIEKYLELPVLGAVTRIDIDQDLKDQKASEKNRTRGGSFGS is encoded by the coding sequence ATGGAAGAAACCATCAGCTTGAAAGAGCTGTTTCACACCTTGAAGAAGCGTCTTTCACTCATTATCATCATCGCAGCAATGGCCACGGCAACAAGCGGAATTGTAAGTTACTTTTTTCTCACTCCTATCTATCAATCTTCTACACAAATTCTCGTAAACCAAGCCAAAAGTGATCAGCAGGCAGTTCAGTACAATGAAGTTCAAACGAATCTGCAGCTTATCAATACGTATAACGTGATTATCAAAAGTCCTGCCATTCTGGATAAAGTGATTTCAGAGTTAGGTTTAGAGATGTCAGCAAGTCAGTTAAACAGCAAGATAACGGTTGGCAGTGAACAGGATTCACAAGTTGTAAACATCACTGTTCAAGATGAGGATCCTACACAAGCGGCTGACATAGCAAATACGATTGCGACTGTTTTCCAAAAAGATATTGTCAAAATTATGAACGCAGATAATGTCAGCGTCCTTTCTAAAGCAGAACTTGGTACAGATCCTTCACCGATCAAACCGAAGCCCGTTTTAAACATTGCGATTGCCCTCGTAGTAGGACTTATGGCAGGAGTCGGACTTGCTTTCTTGCTTGAATACCTGGATAACACAATTAAAAACGAACAGGATATTGAAAAATATCTTGAATTGCCCGTTCTTGGCGCTGTAACTAGAATTGACATAGACCAAGACTTAAAAGATCAAAAAGCTTCAGAAAAGAACCGAACAAGAGGTGGGTCCTTTGGCTCGTAA
- a CDS encoding SWIM zinc finger domain-containing protein has protein sequence MLQHELDKELILHAGEELQDQLSPELEDDRNLVKKGLMLYRQGSVYNVKIDGHTMSANVQDVTPVRVVLELDFVTMSSCSCSPAFPCRHVVASFLYLYASVQRVGTYMEAWNAKTQQAILAQLKPASQMIPSVSWKDDSLSSWLSFFEFEYKRWAQNRPRNIQQIQSLYNHYYPALKKKAPKDADLRRFYTIHANLTTLFYMLRLLNETKPNDHLLHHVYHSYFEECIESITYELREMRKFALPFSLDSLFEESIEVFHQLLDVSSYLQFERISLYRFLWIGLLNRKKWIEREVEWLNEQLSERDVPEYRLALIHMDFLQGDDDALFEKMKVFSDGAFPILYDWVGDLVSRKNWKRSAKWFTYLLGKSDAYLNSDIPYEEKRRSIRFFLDMLSEYSTQTKDERLYENACRNLLPFSYAEYHHFLVNRKQYRTWAELHLLLGFELYEIDRDLLKMIEKESPESLLTIYHHAIRHEIALRTRTNYKLAVRYLKKTRTLYKKIKNETQFEIYLEKLSHEHRRLRAFQEELKRGKLIHAE, from the coding sequence ATGCTTCAGCATGAACTGGATAAAGAGTTGATTCTGCATGCGGGTGAAGAGCTGCAGGATCAGCTTTCGCCTGAGTTAGAAGACGATCGCAATCTTGTTAAAAAAGGGCTGATGCTGTATCGGCAGGGCAGCGTATACAACGTGAAAATAGATGGACACACAATGAGTGCCAATGTGCAGGATGTAACGCCTGTTCGGGTTGTGCTTGAGCTTGATTTTGTTACGATGAGTTCCTGTTCCTGTTCACCAGCTTTTCCCTGCCGTCATGTAGTGGCATCTTTTCTTTATTTATATGCAAGCGTCCAACGAGTCGGTACATATATGGAAGCTTGGAATGCCAAGACGCAGCAGGCGATTCTTGCCCAGCTGAAGCCGGCCAGTCAGATGATACCATCTGTGAGCTGGAAGGATGATTCGCTTTCAAGCTGGCTTTCGTTTTTTGAGTTTGAATACAAGCGCTGGGCTCAGAATCGCCCGCGCAACATTCAGCAGATTCAAAGCTTGTACAACCATTATTATCCCGCGCTGAAGAAGAAGGCTCCGAAAGATGCTGACCTCAGACGGTTTTATACTATACATGCAAACCTTACGACATTGTTCTACATGCTTCGTCTACTTAATGAGACGAAACCAAATGATCATTTGTTACACCATGTTTATCATTCTTATTTTGAAGAGTGTATTGAGTCCATTACATACGAACTGAGGGAGATGCGGAAGTTTGCTTTGCCTTTCTCTTTGGATTCGCTATTTGAAGAGAGCATCGAGGTTTTTCATCAGCTGCTTGATGTCAGCAGTTATTTGCAGTTTGAACGGATTAGTCTTTATCGTTTTCTTTGGATCGGTCTGCTTAATCGGAAGAAGTGGATTGAGCGAGAGGTTGAGTGGCTGAATGAGCAATTAAGTGAACGGGATGTTCCTGAATATCGTCTTGCTTTGATTCATATGGATTTTCTGCAGGGTGATGATGATGCTTTATTTGAGAAGATGAAAGTCTTTAGTGATGGAGCTTTTCCAATTTTGTATGACTGGGTCGGAGATCTTGTTTCCCGGAAAAATTGGAAACGTTCTGCGAAATGGTTTACGTATTTGCTTGGGAAATCGGATGCTTATTTAAATAGTGACATTCCATATGAAGAGAAGCGCCGTTCGATTCGCTTTTTCCTGGATATGCTGTCAGAGTACTCGACTCAGACCAAGGATGAAAGGCTGTATGAGAATGCCTGCCGCAATCTGCTTCCTTTCAGCTATGCAGAGTATCATCATTTTCTCGTAAATCGGAAGCAATATAGAACATGGGCAGAGCTTCATTTGCTGCTTGGGTTTGAATTGTATGAGATTGACCGTGATTTGTTAAAGATGATAGAGAAGGAAAGTCCAGAGTCGCTGCTGACAATATATCACCATGCGATACGCCATGAGATCGCTCTCAGGACTAGAACCAATTATAAACTTGCAGTGCGTTATTTAAAGAAAACGCGCACGTTATATAAGAAGATAAAGAATGAAACGCAATTTGAAATCTATCTTGAAAAGCTTTCACATGAGCACCGGCGCCTGCGTGCTTTTCAAGAGGAGTTGAAGAGAGGAAAGTTGATTCATGCTGAATGA
- a CDS encoding DEAD/DEAH box helicase — MLNDLKISVHTEQIENFHFYVWCTTKDEKTLGTNHMRRYLFTWHESSFFGSLLEDVSYIGVPSVLLSPWMMVELIGKDTTNSLADIEYSGDAVPLIDAAEAIYDCIVNGEFMPDFERWKSGAFGWRDTAGELEGFTADWLSAAVSDLIERNPDLGRAWSDIVEAYAATEKFEGHFLDERDWLEKIGFLIDDAPFTIGLRLNEPDYDGDDWKLELFLRDRKNPDSFHLFQGLKDLPTPWRGYMDRIEREQQRFEEIVPWLSFQNGNTHITEDEAWLFLTSASETFVNTGVEILLPSWWQVVRDSKVMLKAKMSSAPRGQSFVGMNSLIDFNWRFATNGVEMSEEEFMGMVNDNRRLVNFKGQWIKLDPAFIKHVQSILKKAEKEGLHFSDILQQELADARDKDDEILDSRAFANIQIELSRQMKSMLRQLTEITDIPKHDVPSTFHGDLRPYQQQGVDWLLFLRKFHFGACLADDMGLGKTIQMIAYFTYVVEHEKREAPFLIIAPTSVLGNWQKEIEKFAPSLKVHLHYGPNRAKGEDFNVSLGDTDIVLTSYGLSHADHEEIASVTWSTICLDEAQNIKNAHTKQSRAIRKLKGLHHIALTGTPMENRLTELWSIFDFINTGFLGSLHNFHKRFVLPIEKDRDPAIIGNLQQMIKPFLLRRTKRDEQVALNLPEKQEQKEYIPLTVEQASLYEQLVKDTFDQVSQLAGMQRKALILKMLGKLKQICNHPALYLKEERTVSVTTRSHKIEKLLELVTAIREQDESCLIFTQYIGMGEMIQSLLEREFGEKVLFLNGSVPKAARDKMVEQFQNKEYSILILSLKAGGTGLNLTAANHVVHYDRWWNPAVENQATDRAYRIGQNRFVHVHKLITTGTIEEKIDGMLDKKQSLNDEIIQSESWITELSTDELEELFTLSMR; from the coding sequence ATGCTGAATGATTTGAAGATCTCCGTCCATACGGAACAAATCGAGAATTTTCACTTTTACGTATGGTGCACGACGAAGGATGAGAAAACGCTCGGAACGAATCATATGCGGCGCTACTTGTTCACATGGCATGAATCCTCTTTCTTTGGATCGCTGCTTGAAGATGTGAGCTACATTGGAGTCCCTTCTGTTCTGCTGTCTCCATGGATGATGGTTGAGCTGATCGGAAAAGATACGACGAATTCGCTTGCTGATATTGAGTACAGCGGCGATGCTGTCCCGCTGATTGATGCAGCAGAGGCCATTTACGACTGTATTGTGAACGGCGAGTTTATGCCCGATTTTGAACGGTGGAAAAGTGGTGCCTTTGGTTGGCGTGATACTGCTGGAGAGCTTGAAGGTTTTACGGCGGATTGGCTGTCTGCAGCTGTGAGCGATTTGATTGAGAGGAATCCGGATCTGGGGCGCGCATGGAGTGACATTGTGGAAGCTTACGCCGCTACAGAGAAGTTTGAAGGTCATTTTCTCGATGAGCGCGACTGGTTAGAGAAGATTGGCTTCTTAATAGATGACGCTCCGTTTACGATTGGCCTTCGATTAAATGAGCCTGATTATGATGGCGACGATTGGAAGCTTGAGCTGTTTTTGCGTGACCGCAAGAACCCTGATTCGTTTCATCTTTTTCAGGGACTGAAGGATTTGCCGACTCCATGGAGAGGTTATATGGACCGGATTGAACGTGAGCAGCAGCGGTTTGAGGAAATTGTGCCGTGGCTCTCTTTTCAAAATGGAAACACACATATTACCGAGGATGAGGCGTGGCTCTTTTTAACAAGTGCGAGTGAAACGTTTGTAAATACTGGCGTCGAGATTCTCCTGCCATCATGGTGGCAGGTTGTCCGTGATTCAAAGGTGATGCTGAAGGCGAAGATGTCGTCGGCCCCGCGCGGACAATCCTTTGTCGGTATGAACTCGCTGATTGATTTCAATTGGCGCTTTGCGACGAATGGCGTTGAGATGAGCGAAGAAGAATTCATGGGGATGGTAAATGACAACCGCCGTCTTGTGAATTTTAAAGGACAGTGGATTAAGCTTGACCCTGCTTTTATTAAGCATGTGCAGTCGATTTTGAAAAAAGCAGAAAAAGAAGGGCTCCACTTTTCTGATATTCTCCAGCAGGAGCTGGCTGATGCACGTGATAAGGATGATGAGATTCTTGATTCAAGGGCATTTGCGAATATTCAAATTGAGCTTAGCCGTCAAATGAAGTCGATGCTGCGTCAGCTGACGGAGATAACGGATATTCCTAAGCATGATGTTCCATCGACGTTTCACGGTGATCTGCGCCCTTATCAGCAGCAAGGTGTTGACTGGCTGCTATTTCTCCGGAAATTCCATTTTGGCGCTTGCTTAGCGGATGATATGGGGCTTGGAAAAACGATACAAATGATTGCTTATTTCACGTATGTAGTGGAGCATGAGAAGCGTGAGGCGCCGTTTTTAATTATTGCCCCTACATCTGTACTTGGTAACTGGCAGAAGGAAATTGAGAAGTTTGCCCCTAGCTTGAAGGTTCATCTTCATTACGGTCCAAATCGGGCAAAGGGTGAAGATTTTAATGTATCGCTTGGCGATACGGATATTGTTTTGACGTCTTACGGCCTGTCTCACGCCGATCATGAAGAGATTGCTTCTGTTACGTGGAGCACGATTTGTTTAGATGAGGCACAGAACATTAAAAATGCGCATACGAAGCAGTCCCGTGCGATTCGGAAATTGAAGGGTCTGCATCATATTGCCTTAACAGGGACTCCGATGGAGAATCGCTTAACGGAATTATGGTCGATTTTTGATTTTATCAATACAGGATTTCTTGGCAGCTTGCATAATTTCCATAAGCGATTTGTGCTTCCGATTGAGAAGGATCGGGATCCGGCGATTATCGGAAACTTGCAGCAGATGATTAAGCCGTTCCTGCTGCGCCGGACAAAGCGTGATGAACAGGTTGCGCTGAATCTGCCTGAGAAGCAGGAGCAGAAAGAGTATATCCCGCTTACAGTTGAGCAGGCATCACTTTATGAGCAGCTGGTTAAGGATACATTTGATCAGGTATCACAGCTTGCTGGTATGCAGCGGAAGGCTTTGATTTTGAAGATGCTCGGAAAGCTGAAGCAGATCTGTAATCATCCTGCGCTTTATTTGAAAGAGGAACGTACGGTGTCAGTGACGACACGCTCTCATAAAATTGAGAAGCTGCTTGAGCTTGTGACTGCGATTCGGGAGCAGGATGAAAGCTGTCTGATTTTTACGCAGTATATCGGCATGGGTGAAATGATTCAATCCTTGCTTGAGCGTGAGTTTGGAGAGAAAGTCTTGTTCTTAAACGGCAGTGTGCCAAAAGCAGCACGCGACAAGATGGTAGAGCAGTTCCAGAATAAAGAGTATTCGATTTTGATCCTGTCACTGAAGGCTGGCGGAACTGGTTTGAACTTGACCGCTGCGAACCATGTTGTTCACTATGACCGCTGGTGGAACCCTGCTGTTGAGAACCAGGCAACAGACCGTGCTTACCGCATCGGTCAAAACCGCTTTGTTCATGTTCATAAACTGATTACAACTGGTACAATCGAGGAGAAAATTGATGGCATGCTGGATAAAAAGCAATCCTTGAACGATGAAATCATCCAAAGCGAGAGCTGGATCACAGAGCTGTCCACAGACGAACTGGAAGAGCTCTTCACCCTCTCCATGAGGTAG
- the ssb gene encoding single-stranded DNA-binding protein, with protein sequence MINSVTLVGRLTKDPEMRYTAEGAPVANITLAVSRSFKNAAGDMDIDFVNCTLWRKTAENTANYCRKGSIVGVSGRIQTRSYENSEGRRVYVTEVVADSVRFMGGKTRELAVTEK encoded by the coding sequence GTGATAAACTCAGTCACGCTGGTCGGACGCTTAACGAAAGATCCGGAAATGCGCTACACAGCAGAAGGGGCGCCTGTGGCCAATATCACACTCGCAGTGAGCCGATCATTTAAAAATGCAGCGGGAGATATGGACATAGACTTCGTCAACTGCACCCTGTGGAGAAAAACGGCAGAAAACACAGCCAACTATTGCCGCAAAGGTTCAATCGTAGGCGTATCCGGACGCATCCAGACCCGCAGCTACGAAAACTCGGAAGGCAGGCGCGTCTATGTCACAGAAGTAGTCGCTGACTCCGTACGCTTCATGGGCGGCAAAACCCGTGAACTTGCAGTAACGGAAAAATAA
- a CDS encoding YwpF-like family protein, giving the protein MKTFRLVGLTIEVHGENGARLEEIPLSGGLIINKEDGENHWMIEALLTKEHRSYFETLSQKNNELRLYVTISKKTNKPAEIVAKIKSIMVLEEHISVLFEGRMLARKAKHEPEKLLDDLLTKGLHGEDLKQAFIQKLNEQRELNVKKSPQV; this is encoded by the coding sequence ATGAAAACGTTTAGACTCGTAGGGCTGACTATTGAAGTGCATGGAGAAAATGGTGCTCGTTTAGAAGAAATCCCCTTATCGGGCGGATTGATCATCAACAAAGAAGACGGGGAAAATCACTGGATGATTGAGGCTCTTTTAACAAAGGAACACCGCTCATACTTTGAAACACTCTCGCAAAAGAATAATGAACTGCGTCTTTATGTGACGATTTCCAAGAAAACCAACAAACCCGCCGAGATCGTGGCGAAGATTAAATCCATCATGGTCCTGGAAGAACATATTTCTGTCTTATTTGAGGGGCGCATGCTCGCGCGAAAAGCAAAGCACGAGCCCGAAAAATTGCTTGATGATCTGCTGACAAAAGGTCTGCACGGTGAAGACTTAAAGCAGGCTTTCATACAAAAGCTAAATGAACAAAGAGAATTAAACGTGAAAAAATCCCCTCAAGTGTGA
- a CDS encoding NERD domain-containing protein → MIKKEQQLPIKIQKLQALLRRLPQNHTVRAKIEEEYAKNMAGYRGEQSIDYHLLPLLRKEFLVLHDIRLLNKEYYFQLDIVILTRSYILILEVKNMSGTLCFDQTFKQLIRTINGREEAFPDPILQVRRQQKNLQTWLSEHNYPSMPLHSYIVISNPATILKTIPNYSETVLKKVIHAGSLQDKIHLLDNRYKDQLLTIKDLNKLSRQLIKHHSPNNPDLLQLFHLSKSDLITGVHCIKCFSIPMKKVSGSWVCKKCMFTSKEAYIASLNDYALLLGPTITNKEIRQFLRISSMSSASKLLTVLNLHHTGSYKNRKYQLPILK, encoded by the coding sequence TTGATAAAAAAAGAACAACAATTACCAATAAAAATTCAAAAACTGCAGGCTTTACTAAGGAGGCTGCCCCAGAACCATACAGTAAGAGCTAAAATTGAAGAGGAGTATGCTAAAAATATGGCAGGCTATCGCGGTGAACAGTCTATTGATTATCATTTGCTTCCGTTATTAAGGAAAGAGTTCCTTGTTCTGCACGATATTCGACTGCTGAATAAAGAATATTATTTTCAATTAGATATTGTTATCTTAACTAGATCCTATATTCTAATTCTTGAAGTGAAAAATATGAGTGGAACACTATGTTTCGATCAAACATTTAAACAACTAATACGAACAATAAATGGACGTGAAGAAGCGTTTCCTGATCCAATTCTCCAAGTGAGGCGCCAACAGAAAAATCTTCAAACATGGCTGTCTGAACACAATTACCCTAGTATGCCACTACATTCTTATATCGTCATCAGCAATCCCGCAACGATTCTTAAAACCATTCCAAACTACTCAGAAACAGTGTTGAAAAAAGTGATACATGCAGGCTCACTCCAAGATAAAATTCATTTATTAGATAATCGTTATAAAGACCAGCTTTTAACAATTAAGGATTTAAATAAGCTGTCAAGGCAGCTTATTAAACACCACTCACCAAATAACCCAGATCTTCTTCAACTATTTCACCTATCAAAGTCAGATTTAATAACGGGTGTTCATTGCATAAAATGCTTTTCAATCCCGATGAAAAAAGTTAGCGGAAGCTGGGTTTGCAAAAAATGTATGTTTACATCTAAAGAAGCTTATATTGCCTCTTTGAATGATTACGCTTTGTTGCTTGGGCCAACCATTACAAATAAAGAAATAAGGCAGTTTCTAAGAATCTCCTCCATGAGCTCTGCGTCAAAATTATTAACAGTACTAAACCTCCACCACACTGGCTCCTACAAAAACCGCAAATACCAGCTCCCCATTTTAAAATAA
- the fabZ gene encoding 3-hydroxyacyl-ACP dehydratase FabZ has translation MLDITQIKEIIPHRYPFLLIDQILEVDEGKRAIGLKNVTANEEFFNGHFPEYPVMPGVLIVEALAQVGAVAMLIKEENRGRLAFFAGIDNCRFKKQVTPGDQLRLEVEIIRLRGSLGKGKGVATVNGEVVCETELMFALGEKKE, from the coding sequence ATGTTAGACATCACACAAATCAAAGAAATCATTCCGCACCGTTATCCATTCCTGCTCATCGATCAAATCCTTGAAGTAGACGAAGGCAAGCGTGCAATCGGGCTAAAAAACGTAACAGCAAACGAAGAATTCTTCAACGGCCATTTCCCAGAATACCCAGTTATGCCAGGCGTCTTAATCGTTGAAGCACTCGCCCAAGTCGGCGCTGTAGCCATGCTGATCAAAGAAGAAAACCGCGGCCGCCTAGCCTTCTTCGCAGGCATCGACAACTGCCGCTTCAAAAAGCAAGTAACACCAGGCGACCAGCTCCGCCTCGAAGTTGAAATTATCCGTCTGCGCGGATCACTCGGCAAAGGCAAAGGCGTCGCTACAGTAAACGGCGAAGTCGTATGTGAAACAGAATTGATGTTTGCGTTGGGTGAAAAGAAAGAATAG